From a region of the Zingiber officinale cultivar Zhangliang chromosome 4B, Zo_v1.1, whole genome shotgun sequence genome:
- the LOC121978342 gene encoding phosphatidylinositol N-acetylglucosaminyltransferase subunit C-like: protein LKPMWKKVAYGGMQPGYDDNYTDESFLEEMVMNANVVKRDMPKVMLDSVSITQYVCIVSLVVSVWAHTLSLHIDEDIALLALGFSVLLLTARQLSIQLLSHYLLNISFFISGLYVLAPIYYTLTRSIRSDSIVALTVSLLIIHLFLHDYSGSTIRPPGALKNPNLASNISLNASIVASIGASCTNDLIQILMNDKVS, encoded by the exons ttgaaaccaatg TGGAAGAAGGTGGCATATGGAGGGATGCAGCCAGGATATGATGACAACTACACTGATGAATCATTCCTTGAAGAAATGGTTATGAATGCTAATGTGGTAAAGAGGGACATGCCGAAAGTGATGCTTGATTCCGTTTCCATAACTCAATATGTTTGCATTGTATCTCTTGTGGTCTCTGTATGGGCTCATACATTGAGTTTGCACATTGATGAAGATATAGCTCTTCTTGCACTAGGATTTTCAGTCCTCTTGCTCACTGCAAGACAACTTTCCATCCAACTTCTCTCACATTATCTTCTTAATATTTCATTCTTCATCAGTGGATTATATGTTTTAGCACCAATATATTACACTCTTACTAGATCTATCCGTTCAGATTCAATAGTGGCATTGACTGTATCACTTCTCATAATTCATCTTTTCCTTCATGATTATTCTGGTTCCACGATAAGACCTCCTGGTGCTCTAAAGAATCCAAATTTGGCTAGTAATATCTCCCTGAATGCATCAATAGTGGCATCTATTGGTGCAAGTTGTACTAACGATCtaattcaaattttgatgaatgacaaagtaagttaa